tcaaaATAATTGCCACTAGCGCATAAATGCTAATCCGGTAAtgggatccgagctaggatccgagccaagATTCGAGACTTAActgagacctaacctaacctaaccaaGACCTgtcctaaccctaactagacctaacttgactagaaccaacctaaatagacctaacctaaccgagaaattcgagaataaatagcggagaaagctcatcttagctcgaatcctggctcggatcctagctcgaatccttgctcgaagtttaggtatcctcaaattatatattttttttctaatttgtttcacaaataaacactttgcacgagagcgggtatcgacataaaggtcattcaaactgatctccatcaacatgccggtcatctcacctcctagtgatctttgagaactttagagcagctttgagcgaaactgagaGTACCAgagaaaaactgatccgacttttagcaatctgaactgttcttagaactactgttattgtcagtatgggcaATTTTTGCGAGgaagtcaaaatggggaattctttcaacaatacagactagtcgttgataGGCGCGCATTCTGTGTATTTGGtgggaaattctggttttctgtcttaattttgttttacttagaggccatttatttgccagtattgaaacGTTTcgttcacatttatgaaatgtaacaagttaccatctgtggctttacaaagatctatttgtatcgcttttacattcctgagttaattcgactcgcaaatgacgtacaaacaacccaggtccaggaattgttgatccaactaaaactattgccgaaccatacagtcaaggtaatgttggAGTATTTGGTAGGGCAACTGCAGGCACACaacgtgtggcaatgtctctgtcggcacttgtttaaaatttcaggaatccaataacctcttcagctgacttggttcaaattataaacattgggaataatatgtattcagctttgtcacaatcatgcaaacagggactcctatttttgacagatttgcctgtttTGGTTACAACTTAAGCTACATTATTTATCAGTTGACTtacagtgatagttatagtggtttgctaaatagtgcacttcctataatttcagactttccttatgttatatcaatgttagctgggcacctttgattctttgctcatggataattatcatgcatatattACAACACTTGAAttttacacagtagcaatatactgtctgcctaatgggaggtgtaaaatcttttactctcatggcagagatttattaggtatgggacccatttgcaacatgtacttcaattgaaatagactcattaatgaatttggtacaacattttcagaatgtATGTTCagaaacatctgttacttatgagattaaaatgtgttacattattaaaatgtaaagcaacagtggaagcattgttcattcattatatgttcgaaaccaaaattttagaccctaggaCCACTTAAATgatgttctgctgtgtcattttaCTCTATTTGTTTTTTCACCGCAATAGTCTTGTAACTATTGtacctctcaaacagttgatagtatcattgagaatggaagagcaatttatcagaaatgttactccagcaaaatgtgtttttatttctgattttctaaagaaattagacgtaggccgctggccatgtaaaaggtattcatagagcaagatgtcagggaattttatcttgtaatgtggttcccagtaaacaacagcttaaaactgccattttggataataaggaaagcagcacaggctttttgatgtgaatttctagctactgcattagctgtgttttccagtggtatgcaaagcaaaagatgagttaccgTGTTCTTGTATACAATagttctgaaccaaaaaatgtaacaaatgtagattctgttattgagctcttttgttctattatttgaagtaaatttaattgttttgaaacaaactatgaggttgcatttctaagatgtttatgtgaaattatatatagaaaggaaacaaataataagaaagcataaatctacttcagaaattgcagcaaactgtaagaaagaggagagaaatttacagcccaatggacccgtagaaaaaataagaacttccttcaaattgttttgaaaagtacaggttGTAAGAAACAGCAACTGCGTATTTGAGAATTACGAATCAAGATTTATTGGAGTTCCATCTAGTCGAGCGACGTTTACAACACTAGGCTCGAACGCTTAAGCACATGCTGTGCGATCACGTGTAAAacagatttgattggttaaattaACAATAACAGAAACATGTGGTTAAATATCAAAGTAACGCAACTTGTTAcatcttcctttctttcaacAATAAGTGAAAAGAACACATTGTCATTAAAAAAACTCTTGAACAAAGTTCCTCCTTAAGAGGTGACATAGTCTTTAAGCCACGCGGGTGGCTTTGTGTTCCGTTGTGGTCTCCGGGACACGGCGGTTTCTGTTGGTACCAACGGAGGGCATTCTTCAGGTGGAGAAGTCTCGACTCTTGTAGGTGTGGGGTCCTCTGGGGCATCAATGTCCTCTGGCAGCACGGCCTCGGGTGTTTCTCCTGTCTTCAGTATCTGCCTTCGATTTCGCCGGTACACTGTTTCTCCTACTTGCACTCTGAAGCTCCTGGGGCCTGCATTTGCTGTGCATGTTCCGGGACTCCAGGTTTTCTCACCGGGTAGTCTCATGCGTACTGCGTCCCCAACCCTGATTTGCTCCAAGGGTTTGGCATGTTTGTTGTAGTAGAACTGTTGGCGCTGCTTTGTACCCAGCAGTTTGCGGGTGTCTTCTTCTGTGGGGAAACTGGGCTGTAATAAGGAGCCTGCTATTGGAAGCAGTGTCTTACAACGGCGACCCATTAGACGTTGGGCGGGGCTGGTTCCGATCCCAGCCGTGGGCGTGTTGCGCCAGTCTAGAAGTGCCTGAAACTCTGACGTTCCCGATGCCTTGCACTTCttgaacaagttttttttccattgtGGCTTCtctgcctttccatttgactgaGGGTAGGTTGGCGACGATGTCTTGTGCTCGAACATCCACGTGGTTGCGAAGACTGCAAACTCGGCAGAGGAGAACTGTGCACCATTATCCGTGACAAGGGTGTCTGGTACACCAAATCTGGCAAATATCGCTTTCAACTCTTTGATTACAGCACGGGAGGTGAGGTTGTTTAGGCGAGCTACCTCGATGTAGTTACTGTAATAGTCACTGACAACTAACAGGACCCTGTTGTCGAATTCGCAGAGGTCAGCAGCCACTTTAGCCCAGGGCCGTGAGATAAACTCGTGCTGCAGTATTGGTTCCTTTCCTTGGCTTGTGCGATGAGTCATACAGACGTCACATTTAGATATGTACTCTTTGATCTCTGTAGTCATACGCGGCCAATAGAGGGTATCTCTTGCTCTGCGCGTGCAGCCTTCAATGCCAATGTGTGACGCATGCGTCTTCTCCATAAGCTCCTTCCTCAAAACTGCAGGCACGACAATCTGCTGTCCCTTGAAGATAAGCTCATTCTGAATGGTTAGCTCATCGCGCACGTCAAAGTAAGGGCGCACACACTCAGGAACCTGTGCCCGGTTCTCCGGCCATCCACTTCTGATGATTTCTTGCAGCTTCTGCTATACAGGGTCGTCTGCCGCAGCGTTCTTCAGTTGTTGCCAGCGATCCTCGGTCACGGGGAGCCATACACGGTGATCGATGTCTTCTAACTCTCTTGCGAATTCCGTGGCATTCACCTCTGGCAGGTAGGCACGACTCAGTGTGTCTGCTAGaagcatttcttttcctttcttgtacCGGACTTGCAAATTATACTTCTGCAGACGCAACAGCATCCGCTGTAGGCGCTTTGGAGTTGCGTCTAGTGGTTTCATGAAGATTGGCTCTAAAGGCTTGTGGTCGGTTTCCACGTTCACCAGGTCTCGGCCATAGACATATGCATCGAAACGATCACAGGCAAAGACAATTGCCAGCAGTTCTTTTTCTATTTGAGCATAGCGTGTTTCAGTTGGCGTCAGTGCTCGTGAGGCATACGCGATGGGCTGTCCATTCTGCATCAGTGCGGCTCCAAGGCCAGACTGGGATGCATCACACTGCAATGTGACTTCCTCTTGAAGATTGTAATAACGTAACACTGGGGTGCATGTCACCATTTCTTTTAACTTCTCGAACGCAGTTTGCTGAGCCTCGTTCCAAACCCACAGTACATTAGACTGCGTTAAGTCCCTTAATGGCTTGGTGACATCCGAAAGGTGCGGAAGGAACTTGGCGAGGTACTGGGCCAGTCCCAGAAGTCGTTGTACGCCAAGCTTGTCTGTGGGAGCTGGCATCTCACTGATCGCTCTCACTTTGGCGGGGTCCACTTCTAGTCCCTGGTCGGTTGCCATGTGCCCAATGAACAGTACGTGCGAATGTCGCAATTTCAACTTTTCCGGATTCAGGCGGACATTCTTTGTTTCGCATCGTTTGAGGAACTCGAAGAGGTTTCTGTCATGGTCTCGTGTCGCTTTTTCGAACGTCTCGCCGTAGCCGACTACAATGAAGTCGTCTGCCACTACCTCAACGCCCGTCATACCTTCAATGAGCTCGTGCATCTTCCTTTGAAACACCTCCGGAGCTGACGAGATACCAAACGGCATGCGCCTCCAGCGATAACGGCCAAATGGCGTTTGGAAGGTCGTGAGGTATGACGATTCCTCGTCTAGGCTTACATGCCAAAACCCGTTCCGAACATCCATGACCGTGAAGACTTTAGCTCCGTGTAGACGGGTGGCGATGTCTTCTACAGTTGGGAGTTGATACTTCTCTCTTAGTATGGCACGATTGAGGTCTTTGGGGTCAAGGCATACACGCAGCTTTCCATTCTTCTTTGGGACAGCCACAATGGAGCTTATCCATCTGGTGGGTGTGGTCACTTGAGCAATGACCCCTTGTGTTTCCAAAGCATCCAAGGTGTCCTTGAGCTGAGGCCTTAATGCAACTGAAATGCGACGTGGAGCATGTTGTACGGGCGGGACCGTCTCATCCAATCTGATCGTATATTGACCCTCAAGTCGTCCGAGGCCCTCGCTGAAGACATTTGGGAACTTAAGCATTAGTTCCTCTTTGGTTACTGGTGAGACCTGGTCTTCTATGGCGTAAACCGAGAAACCTGCTGTCTCGGGCTTGTTGAGCAGGTCATTGTCTCTGTACTGGATGATGTTCATAGCCAGGCATGACTTGATACCAAGAATCGGGCGAATTTCTTCACTGTCCACCAGGCGACAATCCAGAAGGCATGACCTTTCATTTCTCCAGACACGGATGCTGACGCGGCCGACGACTTTAATTTTAGAACCTCCGTAGGCTACTAATGATGCCTGGGTACGATTAACCTTTTCAAGTTTCTCATCTTTAGACGCCTTCCTGTAAACCTGTAGTGGCAGCACGTTACACTGGGCCCCAGTGTCGGGTTGGAAACGGATGAAGTTACCAGACTCTAGCTTCAGTGTCACTAGTTGTGAATCGTCAAGCTTCACGGCCGCTACCTCTATTTGGTACATCTCACCAGCCTCCTCATCTTCTATAAGATCGGTCGCTTTAACTTCCTTCGACTTGCACCTGGATGCGAAGTGGTTCCGCTTTCCACATTTCAGGCATTCCTGCCCGATCGCGGGGCAGGATTCCCAGTTTTCCTGGTGTTGATATCCACATTTCTCACATTCCGCGCCGCCTCTGGCCTTGCTGTGGTCTTCTTCGAGGAGTTTTCTTGGATTTTCGCCAGTTAGGCTGCTCTACTTTGTTTGCCTCCGGTTCGGTGAGGTCTCCAACGATTTTCATCTGTGATTGCATACTTTCGGAGGCGCGGCAAATCTCATCTGTCTTCGCGAGGCTAAGATTCGACTCTCGCAACAGGCGCTCTCTCACTTTCGAATCGCGTATGCCGAAAACCAAACGATCTCTGAGCATTTCGTCGGGGGTTATTGTGTCGAAGTCACAACTCTCTGCGAGCTTACGAAGCGCGGTCTTGTATTGGTCATAGCTTTCTCCCGCTTCTTGCGTTCGGCGATTAAATCGATATCGCTCGAATGGGACGTTATTTCGTGGCTGACAATACTCGGCAAACTTTTGCAACACCGGAGCGATTTTGTTGGCGTCCGCTTCGTCGGCCCAGCCTGTGAATGTCGAGTACACATCACGAGCCTCCTCTCCTATGACCGTCAGAAGAGTAGCGACTTGGACGGCTTCCGCCTTCTTGCCTAGCTCCGCAGCTAGCGCATAGCTTGTCCACGCTAGACGAAATTTCTTCCATTTATCCGCGGCGTTCTGATCATGAATAGCGAGCGGCGCCGGCGGCGGTAAGTTAAATCCCGATGGCATTTGCTAGTCAACTTCGATGCAGCGTGAGTCCTGCCACCGCTGCCACCATGTAAGAAACAGCAACTGCGTATTTGAGAATTACGAATCAAGATTTATTGGAGTTCCATCTAGTCGAGCGACGTTTACAACACTAGGCTCGAACGCTTAAGCACATGCTGTGCGATCACGTGTAAAacagatttgattggttaaattaACAATAACAGAAACATGTGGTTAAATATCAAAGTAACGCAACTTGTCAcacaggtctatggacccatcgaaaaaaaaagactctttcaaataaagatgaaaagtgtaggtcaatgaactcacacgatatagagcaacttctctcaaatagattcttgtaacacctttatacctttttttgtggtgtacaataaagttattattattattattacttagagcctcttgttaTCGCataaatagaccactttcgatatattaaaattcagtcctaaacaaaaggcatcatctcgaggctctggggaataaatagtaggatttgtatgagtttattcccctgagcctcgagatgaaaccttttgttagggactgaattttaatatatccccgaaagtggtctattataA
The genomic region above belongs to Montipora capricornis isolate CH-2021 chromosome 8, ASM3666992v2, whole genome shotgun sequence and contains:
- the LOC138014187 gene encoding uncharacterized protein, with protein sequence MPSGFNLPPPAPLAIHDQNAADKWKKFRLAWTSYALAAELGKKAEAVQVATLLTVIGEEARDVYSTFTGWADEADANKIAPVLQKFAEYCQPRNNVPFERYRFNRRTQEAGESYDQYKTALRKLAESCDFDTITPDEMLRDRLVFGIRDSKVRERLLRESNLSLAKTDEICRASESMQSQMKIVGDLTEPEANKVEQPNWRKSKKTPRRRPQQGQRRRGM